In Aedes albopictus strain Foshan chromosome 3, AalbF5, whole genome shotgun sequence, the following are encoded in one genomic region:
- the LOC109425844 gene encoding uncharacterized protein LOC109425844: MLSSFQSKIALVNFLRQIILTYFASENYCTVIYYDQYQLDSQKECDQHCEFMLAIEVALVQMNVEHAVMWITSSESSDDILESAIENGCQSYIVATNDVIKFLEMKLMIKETTVQRIRDKNFLFFVDDVYLNGDEWIIREAMKFYPNLWFAMPSGNDKLEFYSQDYSITNTTKLQLVQSYNITAGDEVVNGTLFYDKLFDLGGRTIPMAVAEYVPYCITTDVGAHNGNADAFNSTESKELFLEGLEGSLIVEFCRNRNCNILLWPYGPSDWGDIFENGSGYGEIYSTYTKQTEFSFCCLYYNWYLHLLDGSQYVAKSTITALVPGATLLPTSLTVIYPFSKTVWLSIFIMMVLMTGVHHFITTLNLRHLDSDAAQPPVEKSLFDMISIYLDQGIFPNTAHSSYRVLICFILLSGVVLSNSYASGLASVLTIPRYGKSIETIHEYSQTPYRWGAPAIAWVLSLLGVESHDIKSVVDKFDIIPDEEQLHRRSLAGDYGLGVELLNGGSYAFGSFIREDNVRSFDILKEEFYFTYTIGYAQRGWPLMEYFNKFNLETIQFGFVIHWERRTVRKYLSHRVQEALVEIAAGHNEDDEFGPLSTQHIVGPMIILGIGLSAALVVFVCELIFASLCRRYRKRTVKKFKTSRLHVQD, encoded by the exons ATGTTGTCCTCGTTTCAATCCAAAATTGCGTTAGTAAACTTTTTGCGCCAAATAA TTTTGACATATTTTGCGAGCGAAAACTACTGTACCGTTATCTACTACGATCAGTATCAGCTCGATTCCCAGAAAGAATGTGATCAGCACTGTGAATTTATGTTGGCAATTGAGGTCGCATTGGTACAGATGAATGTTGAACATGCCGTTATGTGGATCACTTCTTCGGAGAGCTCTGATGATATTCTAGAAAGTGCCATTGAAAACGGATGTCAA TCCTACATAGTGGCGACCAATGATGTAATCAAGTTTTTGGAAATGAAGTTGATGATAAAAGAAACTACAGTTCAACGGATTCGCGATAAAAATTTTCTGTTTTTCGTCGATGATGTCTATCTTAATGGTGATGAATGGATTATTAGAGAAGCAATGAAAT TTTATCCTAATTTGTGGTTTGCAATGCCATCCGGAAATGACAAGCTGGAGTTCTACTCGCAAGACTATTCAATCACGAATACGACAAAACTGCAATTGGTTCAAAGTTACAACATCACTGCCGGTGATGAGGTTGTGAACGGTACGCTATTCTACGATAAGTTGTTTGATTTGGGAGGCAGAACGATTCCGATGGCAGTGGCAGAATATGTACCCTATTGCATAACGACCGATGTTGGCGCCCACAATGGCAATGCTGATGCATTCAACTCAACTGAGTcgaaggaattattcctggaaggaTTGGAGGGCAGTTTGATTGTGGAATTTTGCCGGAATCGTAACTGTAACATTCTGCTGTGGCCGT ATGGACCCAGTGATTGGGGAGATATTTTCGAGAATGGATCTGGTTATGGTGAAATTTATTCCACGTACACCAAACAAACCGAATTTTCGTTTTGCTGCTTGTACTACAATTG GTACCTTCACCTTCTCGATGGCAGCCAATATGTGGCTAAATCAACCATAACTGCATTGGTACCAGGTGCGACGCTTCTTCCAACATCCCTAACTGTTATATATCCATTCTCGAAAACTGTTTGGCTTTCCATTTTCATAATGATGGTGTTGATGACTGGAGTTCATCATTTCATTACCACCCTCAATTTAAGACATCTGGATAGCGATGCTGCCCAACCGCCGGTAGAAAAGTCGCTATTCGATATGATTTCCATTTACTTAGACCAAGGAATTTTCCCTAA cactgctcattCATCGTATCGCGTCTTGATCTGCTTTATCCTTTTATCGGGAGTTGTCCTCAGCAATTCTTATGCCAGCGGTTTAGCCAGCGTGCTGACGATTCCCAGATATGGTAAATCTATAGAGACAATTCATGAATATAGTCAAACGCCCTATCGATGGGGAGCTCCCGCCATTGCTTGGGTTTTGTCACTTCTGGGAGTTGAAAGC CATGACATCAAAAGCGTCGTTGATAAGTTCGACATCATCCCGGACGAAGAGCAACTTCATCGGCGATCCTTGGCAGGGGACTACGGACTCGGGGTGGAACTACTCAACGGCGGAAGTTATGCTTTCGGATCCTTCATCCGGGAGGACAACGTTCGATCGTTCGATATTTTGAAGGAAGAGTTCTACTTCACCTATACAATCGGATACGCCCAACGAGGATGGCCCCTCATGGAATATTTCAATAAGTTTAATCTGGAAACGATTCAGTTTGGGTTTGTCATTCATTGGGAGAGGCGAACGGTTCGGAAGTACTTGAGCCACCGGGTGCAGGAAGCTCTGGTGGAGATTGCTGCTGGACACAATGAGGACGACGAATTTGGTCCACTGTCCACACAGCACATCGTAGGGCCGATGATTATTCTGGGAATAGGGCTTTCGGCTGCGTTGGTTGTGTTTGTTTGTGAGCTTATTTTTGCTTCTCTATGTCGTCGTTATAGAAAGCGGACTGTGAAGAAGTTTAAAACCTCAAGATTACATGTTcaagattga
- the LOC109433371 gene encoding uncharacterized protein LOC109433371, with product MSSYLQIRRPTTFSKVLESVPKPDGALPRHGGLPQWEKLTLDRKLPANACPVHPPTFTRGPLGHSLWDNKPADYGFDRTDPLEHDVSFRYLLLHDKQLKDFYQGDGIGKILKEQRLINDEKEAVCTLAEFNRWRFYLWKLHKHEIRKEYQRLDRAWWEEYRDKKAVLHIKKHYDYEDKIERKRYKAQCLREAKRQKTLKAIARYKKKMKKFMDCRTMYKQSNMREGHLRMLQVRYNNALLKASRKSYGLRLKRKLREKDALRTRRLAVLKKRIAESNKIAQKERHKMFFISSQKAEADRLELLQNFIQHREKNVERRMIRSAQLQERSERQLTSRKARNLASKYDKRSKPALMRAMLKAWQNIRIRQPNLSRQLSRASVQQAVNIAYSIHTTISPNISSTQIIDTARQLINDFANMPQEQLPLDQQTIQYTTEALLKILNQVKEQVIGAGCYLIEQVATKMRNRIESDAQRHQSTLCGPWSSRWRRSSLSNRSGSHRVSIGDVQIVDEIETEQEHFKKSRLRPPTPVTSVTSLVEHIVDSDETILPSSSEELEIASVVAVSIEKRATAEDHPLIHLTFRQKRFLETNLIKFRAIIHRSVETRSLAAIDVMRLEIVRRKLRCQPKGTGGNAAKKETLARETARCILMFPKEEQRYAELLLDIIGLLVCEVCDELEEILNAP from the exons ATGTCAAGCTACCTGCAAATTCGTCGTCCGACCACCTTCTCCAAGGTGCTGGAATCGGTACCGAAACCGGATGGAGCACTACCTCGGCACGGAGGCCTACCCCAGTGGGAAAAGCTAACACTGGATCGGAAATTGCCGGCCAACGCGTGCCCGGTACATCCGCCCACGTTCACCCGGGGCCCTCTGGGGCATTCACTGTGGGACAACAAACCCGCCGATTATGGGTTCGATCGGACCGATCCACTGGAGCATGATGTCTCTTTCCGGTATCTGCTGTTGCACGACAAACAGCTGAAGGATTTCTATCAAGGAGATGGCATTGGCAAG ATTCTAAAGGAACAACGGTTGATAAACGATGAAAAAGAAGCCGTTTGCACCCTAGCTGAATTTAACCGATGGCGTTTCTATCTGTGGAAGCTCCACAAGCATGAGATTCGAAAGGAATACCAACGACTG GATAGAGCGTGGTGGGAGGAATATCGCGACAAGAAAGCTGTCCTACACATCAAGAAACATTATGACTACGAAGATAAAATTGAACGCAAAAGATACAAAGCACAATGCTTGCGGGAAGCAAAACGACAAAA AACCCTGAAGGCGATTGCTCGGTAcaaaaagaagatgaagaagttTATGGATTGTCGAACCATGTACAAACAATCCAATATGAGGGAAGGACACCTTCGAATGTTGCAAGTTCGCTACAATAATGCTCTACTGAAGGCATCCCGGAAATC ATATGGCCTTCGATTGAAGCGAAAACTGCGAGAAAAAGATGCACTAAGGACGCGTAGGCTAGCTGTTTTGAAGAAGAGAATTGCAGAATCTAATAAAATTGCG CAAAAAGAACGGCACAAGATGTTCTTCATTTCATCCCAAAAAGCGGAAGCAGATCGTTTGGAGCTCCTGCAAAACTTCATCCAACATCGGGAAAAGAACGTGGAACGCCGAATGATCCGATCGGCACAGCTTCAGGAGCGTTCCGAACGCCAGTTGACCAGCCGAAAGGCACGCAATCTTGCAAGCAAATACGACAAGCGTTCTAAGCCGGCACTGATGCGCGCTATGTTAAAAGCCTGGCAAAATATCCGAATTCGCCAGCCAAATCTTAGCCGACAGCTTTCGCGTGCTTCGGTCCAACAAGCGGTCAACATTGCCTACAGTATCCATACGACCATCAGTCCCAACATCAGCAGCACCCAGATAATCGACACGGCTAGACAACTGATCAACGACTTTGCCAACATGCCTCAAGAACAACTTCCGCTGGATCAGCAAACCATCCAATACACAACCGAGGCTCTCCTGAAGATTCTCAATCAGGTTAAGGAACAGGTCATTGGCGCTGGGTGCTATCTCATAGAGCAAGTAGCCACCAAAATGCGCAATCGAATCGAATCCGACGCTCAACGGCACCAGTCGACTCTCTGTGGCCCATGGAGTTCTCGCTGGAGACGCTCTTCCCTGTCAAACCGATCCGGAAGTCACCGAGTCTCCATCGGAGACGTCCAAATTGTAGACGAAATCGAAACCGAACAGGAACACTTCAAGAAATCACGTCTCCGGCCACCTACTCCAGTCACCTCCGTGACGTCGCTCGTCGAACACATTGTGGATTCCGACGAGACCATCCTACCGTCTTCCAGCGAGGAACTGGAAATCGCCTCCGTTGTGGCGGTCAGCATCGAAAAACGAGCCACCGCCGAAGATCACCCTCTGATCCATCTCACCTTCCGGCAGAAACGGTTCCTCGAAACCAACCTTATCAAATTTAGAGCCATCATTCACCGTAGCGTAGAAACTCGCTCCTTGGCCGCCATCGATGTTATGCGTTTGGAAATCGTTCGCCGGAAGTTGCGCTGCCAGCCGAAGGGCACCGGGGGAAATGCTGCGAAGAAGGAAACACTTGCCCGCGAAACGGCACGCTGTATTTTGATGTTTCCCAAGGAAGAACAACGGTATGCCGAGCTGTTGCTGGACATTATCGGTCTTCTGGTGTGTGAAGTTTGCGACGAgctggaggaaatactgaatgCACCGTAG